The following proteins come from a genomic window of Pyxidicoccus sp. MSG2:
- a CDS encoding rhodanese-like domain-containing protein, which produces MTTAATPFSFVLETPAAAPEEARRHFLAKLSVETDPADVHLDLERGKKGFVVVDVRSKEAYAERHVPGALNLPSRTITAETTAHLNRDDVIVTYCWGPGCNGSTKAAARFAALGFRVKEMIGGIEYWVKEGHATEGTAPRGAPVYTHRGDT; this is translated from the coding sequence ATGACCACTGCCGCCACCCCGTTCTCCTTCGTCCTCGAAACCCCGGCCGCCGCACCCGAGGAGGCGCGGCGTCACTTCCTCGCGAAGCTGTCCGTCGAGACAGACCCCGCCGATGTCCACCTGGACCTGGAGCGCGGCAAGAAGGGCTTCGTCGTGGTGGACGTGCGCTCGAAGGAGGCCTACGCCGAGCGCCACGTGCCCGGCGCACTCAACCTTCCCTCGCGGACCATCACCGCGGAGACGACGGCGCACCTGAACAGGGACGACGTCATCGTCACCTACTGCTGGGGTCCGGGCTGCAACGGCTCCACCAAGGCGGCCGCGCGCTTCGCCGCGCTGGGCTTCCGCGTGAAGGAGATGATTGGCGGCATCGAGTACTGGGTGAAGGAAGGCCACGCCACCGAGGGCACGGCCCCGCGAGGCGCCCCCGTGTACACGCATCGCGGCGACACCTGA
- a CDS encoding PLP-dependent aminotransferase family protein encodes MPKRAAGVPLPFLQPDTGGGAPLHRQLYERLREAILSGALAPRSRLPSTRTLSRELGVSRGTVEGAFAQLDAEGFLARRVGSGSVVALPEHARLPRSGAAAPGRRNGVPARPGLSRRGQRLSRDVLPPEPRDVQPFTPCLPALDLFPTRLWGRAVARQARLLGPESMTAGEPAGFRPLREAIAAHLGTARGVRCTWRQVLVLASTQQALDLSARLLLDEGDPVWLEEPGYLGARAAFESSGARVFPVPVDAEGLRVEVGKRRAPGARLAYVTPSHQYPLGVTLSLPRRLALLEWARAASAWVFEDDYDSEFRYATRPLAAIQGLDVAGRVLYAGTFNKVMFPSLRLAFLVVPEALVDAFSAARAATDGHAPLLSQAAMAHFMEAGHYAAHLRQMRLAYAERRDALLDALRRDADGWLRPGAAEAGMHVTTFLASGARDEDVVRRAETKRLGARRLSPLYLGRDAEQGLVLGFSGASPAGLRAAVRMLTRPRNG; translated from the coding sequence ATGCCGAAGCGGGCCGCCGGGGTGCCACTTCCCTTCTTGCAGCCGGACACGGGCGGAGGGGCGCCCCTCCACCGTCAGCTCTACGAGCGCCTCCGAGAGGCCATCCTCTCCGGTGCGCTCGCGCCGCGCAGCCGCCTGCCTTCCACGCGCACGCTGTCGCGCGAGCTGGGCGTCTCGCGAGGCACGGTGGAGGGCGCATTCGCGCAGTTGGACGCGGAGGGCTTCCTGGCGCGGCGCGTGGGCTCCGGCAGCGTGGTGGCCCTGCCCGAGCATGCGCGTCTGCCCCGGAGCGGCGCGGCGGCGCCGGGCCGTCGCAATGGCGTCCCAGCGCGTCCGGGCCTGTCACGTCGGGGCCAGCGGCTGTCGCGCGACGTGCTCCCTCCGGAGCCCCGCGACGTCCAGCCCTTCACCCCGTGCCTGCCCGCGCTGGACCTGTTTCCCACGCGCTTGTGGGGACGCGCGGTGGCGAGGCAGGCCCGGCTGCTCGGCCCGGAGTCGATGACAGCGGGGGAGCCCGCGGGCTTCCGTCCGCTGCGAGAGGCGATTGCCGCCCACCTGGGCACGGCACGCGGCGTGCGCTGTACGTGGCGGCAGGTGCTCGTGCTCGCCAGCACGCAGCAGGCGCTGGACCTGTCAGCGCGGCTGCTGCTGGATGAAGGGGACCCGGTCTGGCTGGAGGAGCCCGGGTATCTCGGGGCCCGCGCCGCATTCGAGTCCTCGGGGGCCCGCGTGTTTCCGGTGCCGGTGGACGCGGAGGGGCTGCGCGTCGAGGTGGGGAAGCGTCGCGCGCCCGGGGCGCGGCTGGCCTACGTCACGCCGTCGCACCAGTACCCGCTCGGCGTGACGCTGAGCCTCCCCCGGCGGCTGGCGCTGCTGGAGTGGGCCCGGGCCGCGAGCGCCTGGGTATTCGAGGACGACTACGACAGCGAGTTCCGCTACGCCACGCGCCCGCTGGCGGCGATTCAGGGCCTGGACGTGGCGGGGCGCGTCCTCTACGCGGGCACCTTCAACAAGGTGATGTTTCCCTCGCTGCGGCTCGCGTTCCTCGTCGTCCCGGAGGCGCTGGTGGATGCCTTCTCCGCCGCGCGGGCCGCCACGGATGGCCATGCGCCGCTGCTCTCCCAGGCGGCCATGGCGCACTTCATGGAGGCCGGGCACTACGCCGCGCACCTGCGGCAGATGCGGCTGGCCTACGCCGAGCGCAGGGACGCGCTGCTGGATGCCCTGCGTCGCGACGCGGACGGGTGGCTGCGCCCCGGAGCGGCGGAGGCGGGCATGCACGTGACGACCTTCCTCGCGTCGGGCGCGCGGGACGAGGACGTCGTGCGGCGCGCGGAGACGAAGCGGCTCGGGGCTCGCAGGCTGTCGCCGCTCTACCTGGGCCGCGACGCGGAGCAGGGGCTGGTGCTGGGCTTCTCCGGCGCGAGCCCCGCGGGACTGCGCGCGGCCGTGCGCATGCTCACGCGACCGCGGAACGGCTGA